The following proteins are co-located in the Candidatus Planktophila lacus genome:
- the metG gene encoding methionine--tRNA ligase, whose product MKSFYLTTPIYYVNDAPHIGHAYTTVAGDVLTRWHRQRGESVWFLTGTDEHGQKVMRTAEQNNVAPQAWVDRLVQEAWKPNWTALNIANDDFIRTTEARHTERVQKFLQSLKDAGHIYAGKYEGPYCVGCEEFKLPGDLIDADGQKLCPIHSKPVELVNENNWFFRLSAFVEPLLEHYRKNPDACQPESARNEVVSFLEGGVSDLSISRSTFDWGIPVPWDTDQVVYVWFDALLNYATAVGLTDAPDTEGGKKFAQTWPADVHLVGKDILRFHAVIWPAMLMAAGLEVPKKVFAHGWLLVGGEKMSKSKLTGIAPSDITDHFGVDAFRYYFLRAIPFGSDGSFSWEDMSARYTSELANDFGNLASRLAAMIEKYCEGKVPAKATDAGLSAALTSTVEKADAAMVALDFQGGINAVMDFCKKVNGYVTEKEPWILAKDPVNKAVLEEVLYNTAESLRALAVLLHPVMPATTEILWESLGANATIGSLADQQISKVAQWGQLPEGTLVTKTPVLFPRLETKE is encoded by the coding sequence GTGAAATCTTTCTACCTAACAACGCCGATTTACTATGTAAATGATGCGCCACATATTGGCCATGCATATACAACCGTTGCCGGCGATGTCTTAACTCGCTGGCATCGCCAACGCGGCGAATCTGTCTGGTTCTTAACTGGCACCGACGAGCATGGTCAGAAAGTAATGCGCACCGCTGAGCAAAATAACGTTGCTCCACAAGCGTGGGTAGATCGTTTGGTGCAAGAAGCGTGGAAGCCAAATTGGACTGCGCTTAATATCGCGAACGACGATTTCATCCGTACCACTGAAGCCCGTCACACCGAACGTGTGCAAAAGTTTCTGCAATCACTTAAAGATGCTGGGCATATTTATGCTGGTAAATATGAAGGCCCATATTGCGTCGGCTGCGAAGAATTTAAGCTGCCTGGCGATCTAATCGATGCCGATGGACAGAAGCTCTGCCCTATTCATAGCAAGCCGGTTGAACTCGTCAATGAAAATAACTGGTTCTTCCGTTTATCTGCATTTGTTGAGCCGCTCTTAGAGCACTACCGCAAAAATCCAGATGCCTGCCAACCAGAAAGTGCACGCAACGAAGTTGTCTCATTCCTTGAAGGTGGCGTTTCTGATCTTTCAATTTCACGTTCTACATTTGATTGGGGCATTCCGGTTCCTTGGGATACCGATCAAGTTGTATACGTTTGGTTTGATGCGCTCCTTAACTACGCAACTGCAGTCGGTTTAACAGATGCGCCAGATACAGAAGGTGGCAAGAAGTTTGCACAGACTTGGCCAGCAGATGTACATCTAGTTGGAAAAGATATTTTGCGTTTCCACGCAGTTATCTGGCCGGCGATGTTGATGGCTGCAGGTTTAGAAGTTCCTAAGAAAGTATTTGCTCACGGTTGGTTGCTAGTTGGCGGCGAGAAGATGAGTAAGAGCAAGCTCACTGGTATCGCACCTTCTGATATCACCGATCACTTTGGCGTTGATGCCTTCCGTTATTACTTCTTGCGCGCTATTCCTTTCGGCAGCGATGGATCTTTCTCTTGGGAAGATATGTCGGCTCGCTACACATCAGAGCTCGCAAATGACTTTGGCAACCTGGCTTCACGCTTGGCTGCGATGATTGAAAAATACTGCGAAGGTAAAGTGCCGGCGAAAGCTACCGATGCCGGACTTTCTGCAGCGCTAACTAGCACCGTTGAAAAAGCCGATGCTGCAATGGTCGCACTTGATTTCCAGGGCGGAATCAACGCGGTTATGGATTTCTGCAAGAAGGTAAATGGCTATGTCACCGAGAAAGAGCCATGGATCCTGGCGAAAGATCCAGTAAATAAAGCAGTGCTAGAAGAAGTTTTATATAACACCGCCGAATCACTTCGCGCACTTGCTGTCTTGTTGCATCCGGTAATGCCGGCAACAACAGAAATCTTGTGGGAATCACTTGGTGCAAATGCAACTATTGGTTCACTTGCAGATCAGCAGATCTCAAAGGTTGCACAATGGGGACAACTTCCCGAAGGAACTCTTGTAACTAAGACTCCAGTGCTATTTCCACGACTCGAGACTAAAGAGTAA
- a CDS encoding TatD family hydrolase — protein sequence MADRHNRDIDRPLAPAPKPLPVPTVDAHAHLEIVTDAAPDSAEVKQVLDDAKAAGVDRVVQVGYSAEQSKWCVAAAEHFNDRVLAAVALHPNEAPVVPDLEADLKIIEELASHPRVRAIGETGLDYFRTPPELRKRQQDSFKWHIELAKKTKKALVIHDRDSHDDVLSILLEVGAPEKTVFHCFSGGVDMAKLCIDRGYILSFAGTLTFKNAPELRDAVKLVPHDQLLVETDSPFLSPMPNRGALNTPAQIANIVRAMAEERNESVGALAQALSDNAERIFGSFAAGSTL from the coding sequence ATGGCAGATCGCCACAATCGCGATATTGATCGCCCACTGGCGCCAGCGCCGAAACCACTTCCTGTTCCAACGGTCGATGCACATGCGCATTTAGAAATCGTTACCGATGCTGCACCTGATTCGGCAGAAGTAAAGCAAGTTTTAGATGATGCAAAAGCCGCTGGCGTAGATCGCGTTGTACAAGTTGGATATTCGGCAGAACAATCAAAATGGTGTGTTGCAGCAGCCGAACACTTTAACGACCGCGTGCTTGCCGCAGTTGCGCTGCATCCCAATGAAGCGCCCGTTGTTCCTGATTTAGAAGCCGACTTAAAAATCATCGAAGAACTTGCGAGCCACCCACGAGTCCGTGCAATTGGTGAGACGGGTTTAGATTATTTCCGGACTCCACCAGAACTTCGCAAACGCCAACAGGATTCATTTAAATGGCATATTGAATTAGCAAAGAAGACAAAGAAGGCGTTAGTAATCCACGATCGTGACTCACATGATGATGTCTTATCTATCTTGCTCGAAGTTGGCGCTCCCGAAAAGACTGTCTTTCACTGCTTCTCAGGCGGGGTAGATATGGCCAAGCTCTGCATTGATCGCGGATACATACTCTCTTTCGCAGGCACGCTAACTTTTAAGAACGCCCCCGAACTTCGCGATGCGGTAAAACTTGTGCCACACGATCAACTATTGGTTGAAACAGATTCACCTTTCTTATCTCCTATGCCAAATCGCGGCGCGCTAAATACACCAGCGCAGATTGCAAATATCGTTCGCGCTATGGCTGAAGAACGTAATGAGAGCGTTGGCGCACTCGCCCAGGCGCTTTCCGATAACGCCGAACGCATCTTTGGATCATTTGCCGCAGGTTCTACGTTATGA
- the rsmA gene encoding 16S rRNA (adenine(1518)-N(6)/adenine(1519)-N(6))-dimethyltransferase RsmA, translating into MTLLGAAEIRALAEKLDLKPAKALGQNFVIDANVCRKIVRTAGVTAGDVALEIGPGLGSLTLALMEEATSVIAVEIDSRLANQLPITAALHSDRSEILTVINQDALQVKSLPGEPTVLVANLPYNVSVPVFLHLLEILPTLRSGVVMVQAEVADRLAAKPNTKEYGIPSVKAAWWADVTGAGSVSRSIFWPAPNVDSKLVGFKRRATPGDEKLRKEVFTIIDLAFAQRRKMLRAALSSRYGGSAAAEAHLIAAGIDPTLRGESLDIHGFCKIAQQGLES; encoded by the coding sequence ATGACCCTGCTTGGTGCTGCAGAAATTCGCGCCCTTGCTGAAAAGTTAGATTTAAAACCTGCCAAAGCACTTGGCCAGAATTTTGTAATTGATGCCAATGTTTGCCGCAAGATTGTTCGCACCGCAGGCGTTACTGCCGGTGATGTCGCACTTGAGATCGGTCCGGGCCTCGGTTCGCTAACTCTTGCGCTGATGGAAGAAGCAACCAGCGTAATTGCCGTTGAAATTGATTCACGTTTAGCAAACCAACTACCTATAACAGCTGCGCTACATAGCGATCGCAGCGAAATTCTCACTGTCATCAATCAAGATGCTCTTCAAGTTAAATCACTTCCAGGTGAGCCAACAGTCTTAGTTGCGAACTTGCCTTACAACGTTTCAGTTCCGGTCTTCTTACATCTTCTAGAAATTCTGCCAACTCTGCGTAGTGGTGTTGTTATGGTGCAAGCCGAAGTTGCAGATCGCTTGGCCGCAAAACCAAACACTAAGGAATATGGAATTCCGAGCGTTAAAGCGGCATGGTGGGCAGATGTAACAGGTGCTGGTTCAGTTTCTCGTTCGATCTTCTGGCCAGCGCCAAATGTGGATTCGAAGTTAGTTGGATTTAAACGTCGCGCAACACCGGGCGATGAAAAGCTTCGTAAGGAAGTCTTTACGATTATCGATCTAGCATTTGCACAACGTCGCAAGATGCTACGTGCTGCTCTTTCATCTCGCTATGGCGGTTCCGCTGCTGCCGAAGCGCACTTGATTGCAGCGGGAATCGACCCAACGTTGCGCGGTGAATCACTCGACATCCATGGCTTCTGCAAAATTGCCCAACAAGGATTAGAGTCTTAG
- a CDS encoding 4-(cytidine 5'-diphospho)-2-C-methyl-D-erythritol kinase, which translates to MSKSNRNSVTVRVPAKVNLQLAVGPREADGFHNLVTVFQAISIYDDVTITKSAPGNGITISIIGDHTHGVPADSTNLAVKAAQLIADDYDFVIDAHIEVNKSIPVAGGMAGGSADAAAVIVGVNELYELEMSREEMHEFGSQLGSDVPFMISGGTAIGQGRGDQLTAALSRGTYHWVLALSTVGLSTPAVYQECDRLRAGLDIAAPQTSDALMQSLLAADSKAVGQALHNDLQSAACSLRPALTLVLDVGEEYGALGSIVSGSGPTVAFLVADEEQGLDLAVALTSSGVVGSVARAYGPVHGAKVI; encoded by the coding sequence GTGTCCAAAAGTAACCGCAACTCTGTCACCGTACGAGTTCCTGCCAAGGTGAATCTGCAATTGGCAGTTGGCCCACGTGAGGCCGATGGTTTCCATAATTTAGTTACTGTTTTTCAAGCGATCTCAATTTATGACGATGTCACGATTACAAAATCTGCACCAGGTAACGGAATAACTATTTCAATCATCGGTGATCACACACACGGAGTACCAGCCGATTCCACTAATTTGGCGGTAAAGGCAGCGCAGTTAATCGCCGACGACTACGACTTTGTCATTGATGCCCATATAGAAGTGAATAAATCGATCCCTGTTGCAGGTGGCATGGCAGGTGGCAGCGCCGATGCCGCCGCAGTAATAGTTGGCGTAAATGAACTTTACGAACTCGAGATGTCACGAGAAGAGATGCACGAATTCGGCTCACAACTTGGTAGCGATGTTCCATTTATGATTTCTGGTGGCACTGCAATTGGTCAAGGTCGCGGCGATCAATTAACTGCAGCGTTATCGCGCGGCACATATCACTGGGTTTTAGCGCTCTCAACCGTTGGTTTATCAACTCCTGCGGTTTATCAAGAGTGCGATCGACTGCGCGCTGGTTTAGATATCGCAGCTCCCCAAACGAGCGATGCGCTGATGCAATCTTTACTCGCTGCAGATTCGAAAGCAGTTGGTCAGGCGCTACATAACGATCTGCAATCCGCGGCTTGCTCGCTCCGCCCGGCTTTAACTTTAGTTCTAGATGTTGGCGAAGAATATGGCGCACTTGGTTCGATCGTTTCTGGCTCTGGGCCAACAGTTGCATTCTTGGTTGCCGATGAAGAGCAGGGTTTAGACTTGGCTGTTGCGTTAACTTCTAGCGGAGTTGTTGGAAGCGTTGCCCGAGCTTATGGACCAGTGCACGGTGCCAAGGTCATCTAA
- a CDS encoding MarR family winged helix-turn-helix transcriptional regulator gives MSAHRDEVDRLIADWKRERPDLDISPFAVLSRISRISRNLDIARRDAFADLETSGFDVLAALRRSGDPYQLSPGALMQETLVTSGTMTNRLDRLEELKLITRQPDPDDGRGSLVTLTASGMRAVDKALEGLLEQERELLKGLTRDQKVALADLLSALAAHLEEK, from the coding sequence ATGAGCGCGCACCGTGATGAAGTCGACCGCCTAATCGCGGATTGGAAGCGCGAGCGCCCCGATTTAGATATCAGCCCCTTTGCGGTGCTTAGCCGTATTTCACGAATCTCTCGAAATTTAGATATCGCCCGTCGTGATGCTTTCGCCGATCTGGAAACTTCGGGCTTCGATGTTTTAGCTGCGCTGCGTCGTTCTGGCGATCCATATCAACTCTCCCCTGGCGCACTTATGCAAGAAACACTTGTCACAAGTGGCACCATGACAAATCGTTTAGATCGCTTAGAAGAATTGAAATTGATTACCCGCCAACCAGATCCTGATGATGGCCGTGGATCACTCGTTACTTTAACGGCATCCGGAATGCGCGCAGTAGATAAGGCTTTGGAGGGTTTGCTTGAACAAGAACGTGAACTGTTAAAGGGCTTAACCCGTGATCAGAAAGTCGCTCTAGCCGATTTACTTAGCGCACTCGCTGCGCACTTGGAAGAAAAGTAG